One Fontisphaera persica DNA window includes the following coding sequences:
- a CDS encoding SulP family inorganic anion transporter, with protein sequence MKLNLGFRPRLWDTLKGYGRQDFLSDLTAGVTVGIVALPLAMAFAIASGVKPEAGIITAVVAGFLISALGGTRVCIGGPTGAFIVILYGIGTQYGLDNLLICTVMAGVILVVMGLARLGTMIKYIPYPVTMGFTSGIAVLIVTSQIKDFFGLKMEAVPVEFVAKMTALAAHAHTVTWPALAVAAFSLAVIIFWPKQWQRRVPGSIVALVVGTALVALLDLPVETIGSRFGGIPQTLPRLHIPELSWETLRHLFQPATTIALLAAIESLLCAVVADGMIDDRHDANQELMAQGVANIVTPLLGGIAATSAIARTATNVKCGARSPVAGIIHALTLLVIMLAAAPLAKHIPLAVLSAVLVNVALNMGEWHNFSRLARWPRSDAAVFLTTFGLTVAIDLTVAVEVGMVLAAVLFIKRVSETSQITAVDETTETEGSQHSLVGRQVPEGVMVYRMFGAFFFGAADKLESALKREKKDPDVLILRMRNVLAMDATGLNALEDLYERLHHRGKHLILCGPHTQPLFMMDKAGFLDRLGRENVCADMALALARAREILGLPPEPASARQEERLPEARPLENARHGAKPAQATTEVMPSARQAGTLPDRVT encoded by the coding sequence ATGAAACTCAACCTGGGATTTCGTCCGCGCTTGTGGGATACCTTGAAAGGGTATGGGAGGCAGGATTTTCTGTCGGATTTGACGGCTGGCGTGACGGTGGGAATTGTCGCGCTGCCGCTGGCGATGGCGTTTGCCATTGCCTCCGGGGTCAAGCCGGAGGCCGGGATTATCACGGCGGTGGTGGCCGGATTCCTCATTTCGGCGCTGGGAGGCACCCGGGTTTGCATTGGCGGTCCAACGGGAGCGTTCATCGTCATTCTGTACGGCATCGGCACCCAATACGGATTGGACAATCTGCTGATTTGCACGGTGATGGCCGGGGTGATTCTGGTGGTGATGGGCCTGGCGCGGTTGGGCACCATGATTAAATACATCCCCTATCCGGTCACCATGGGCTTTACCAGTGGCATTGCGGTGTTGATTGTCACTTCGCAAATCAAGGATTTCTTTGGGCTGAAAATGGAGGCGGTGCCGGTGGAATTCGTGGCCAAAATGACCGCGTTGGCGGCGCATGCGCACACCGTCACCTGGCCGGCGCTGGCGGTGGCGGCTTTTTCGCTGGCGGTCATCATTTTCTGGCCCAAGCAATGGCAGCGGCGGGTGCCGGGCTCCATCGTGGCGCTGGTGGTGGGCACGGCGCTGGTGGCGCTGCTGGACCTGCCCGTCGAAACCATTGGCAGCCGGTTTGGGGGCATTCCGCAAACGTTGCCCCGCCTGCACATCCCCGAGCTTTCCTGGGAAACGCTGCGGCATCTGTTTCAGCCGGCCACCACCATTGCCTTGCTGGCGGCCATTGAGTCCCTGCTATGTGCCGTGGTGGCGGATGGCATGATTGATGACCGGCACGACGCCAACCAGGAACTGATGGCGCAGGGGGTGGCCAACATCGTGACGCCGCTGTTGGGCGGCATTGCCGCGACCAGTGCCATTGCCCGCACCGCCACCAATGTCAAATGCGGCGCGCGGTCACCGGTCGCAGGCATCATTCATGCGCTGACCCTCCTGGTCATCATGCTGGCCGCTGCGCCGCTCGCCAAACACATCCCCCTGGCGGTGCTGAGCGCGGTGCTGGTCAACGTGGCGCTCAACATGGGCGAATGGCACAACTTCAGCCGGCTGGCCCGCTGGCCGCGCAGCGATGCGGCGGTATTTCTGACCACCTTCGGCCTGACCGTGGCCATTGATTTGACGGTGGCGGTGGAGGTCGGCATGGTGCTGGCCGCGGTCTTGTTCATCAAGCGGGTCTCGGAGACCAGCCAGATTACGGCCGTGGATGAAACCACCGAAACGGAAGGCTCCCAACATTCGCTGGTCGGCCGCCAGGTCCCCGAAGGGGTGATGGTCTATCGCATGTTTGGCGCGTTTTTCTTCGGCGCCGCGGACAAGCTGGAAAGCGCCCTCAAGCGGGAAAAGAAGGACCCGGACGTTTTGATATTGCGCATGCGCAATGTGCTGGCCATGGACGCCACCGGTTTGAATGCCCTGGAGGATTTGTATGAGCGGTTGCACCATCGCGGCAAACATCTGATATTGTGCGGGCCGCACACGCAACCGCTGTTCATGATGGACAAGGCAGGCTTTTTGGACCGGCTGGGCCGCGAAAACGTCTGCGCTGACATGGCGCTCGCGCTGGCCCGCGCGCGAGAAATCCTGGGTCTGCCGCCTGAACCCGCTTCTGCCCGCCAGGAGGAGAGACTCCCGGAGGCGCGCCCACTGGAAAACGCCCGTCATGGAGCCAAGCCGGCCCAGGCCACAACGGAGGTCATGCCTTCGGCCCGGCAGGCCGGCACCCTCCCTGACCGCGTCACTTAA
- a CDS encoding immunoglobulin domain-containing protein: MTLKNLLHPLCAWTSMAALLGGGQLSPLLAQERTASYYHHSLSLSLEAGNSPNGQRYYFSTYDGVFTWALEENNRYSGEIKPSSMYSQTYLSDYDAYYVPQSYYYGYGTLTLYMPSTDSDQDDLPDFIDIRKSTSLSISGSVREHQVGVGTATVNINGSLSRSANTYRGSYSVTSSEGVNVSGPFNSVGTQGTIRYNPTTRTVTISGVQFDGAVTVSGTATYQINSANQISVASFQMSNSTGKSTTVYAFTLNRRGNTYYGRFTMSDGNTATWWVDYEYNHILVIDNNDTDGDGIPDLSDTVNATPPVITQAPQSQTIGTGQTVSFSVQVSGVGPFTYQWLKDGVPIAGAISSTYTIAGVNPQHQGNYTVQVSNAGGTVTSAAATLTVLTPPQLTSSLQNLTVDVGQTAVFSVTASGSAPLSYQWYKDGNPITGATAASYQIASVRLEDGGRYSVRVSNSVGSAQSGEALLIVRAPPVFVSQPQTATVVRGMSLNLQASVQGGLPLSYVWYKNGAVLPGVSTSSYVVPVVDLPHAGAYYLVASNQFGRATSQVAQITVLEHGNLSRFAVELPTTNAYVGQPLNLRVTALDDWHNRVMTFNGAANVTAAGWTQVTTNMLGNVPHTASLNAAGLTLGYSFTPTNNLWVNRVRHYCGSQVSVWNQQGTLLFSQAVTSQNGVWRETALAQPVLLASGQTYRVGVYINTGQGYYRTDLSGSFPFGSIHSAYLGNGNVFPNTAASNLKWPLVDLVVTGDKLSPLPVTLQFPAQFSKGLLVGSITVGQPASAVQVRVEDGQGHEGTSPLFKVFTAVRLHSPGELAERQQIRSQGFRLRLALAPNKAYTIQYSEDLAQWHTWTNFTAAESSVELLDAAAAARPRRFYRALTQD; encoded by the coding sequence TTGACACTCAAAAACCTGCTCCACCCCCTCTGCGCCTGGACAAGCATGGCCGCCTTGCTTGGAGGCGGGCAACTCTCGCCTCTCCTTGCCCAGGAGCGTACCGCCAGTTATTACCACCACTCTTTGAGCTTGTCTCTTGAGGCTGGCAACAGCCCGAACGGACAGCGGTATTATTTCAGCACTTACGATGGGGTGTTCACCTGGGCGCTCGAGGAAAACAACCGGTATAGCGGTGAAATCAAGCCCTCTTCCATGTATTCCCAAACTTATCTTAGCGATTATGATGCTTACTATGTGCCGCAGTCTTATTATTATGGCTATGGCACCTTGACCCTCTACATGCCGTCAACCGACTCCGACCAGGATGATTTGCCGGATTTCATAGACATCCGTAAATCCACTTCGTTATCCATCTCGGGAAGCGTCCGCGAACATCAGGTGGGCGTAGGCACTGCGACCGTCAACATTAATGGCTCCTTATCCCGCTCTGCCAACACCTATCGGGGCTCCTATAGTGTCACTTCCAGTGAAGGGGTTAATGTCAGCGGTCCCTTTAACAGCGTGGGGACCCAGGGAACGATTCGTTACAACCCCACCACCAGAACGGTCACCATCTCCGGCGTGCAATTTGATGGCGCAGTGACGGTCAGCGGCACGGCCACCTATCAAATTAACAGTGCCAATCAAATCAGCGTGGCCTCATTTCAAATGAGCAACAGCACGGGGAAAAGCACCACGGTCTATGCTTTTACCCTCAACCGGCGCGGCAACACCTACTACGGCCGATTCACCATGAGCGATGGGAATACCGCCACCTGGTGGGTGGATTATGAATACAATCATATCCTGGTCATTGATAATAACGACACCGATGGCGACGGCATCCCCGACTTGTCCGACACCGTCAACGCCACGCCGCCGGTCATCACGCAGGCGCCCCAAAGTCAAACCATTGGCACGGGGCAGACGGTTTCTTTCAGCGTGCAGGTCAGCGGGGTGGGGCCGTTTACTTATCAATGGCTCAAGGACGGAGTGCCCATCGCCGGGGCCATCAGCAGCACCTACACCATTGCGGGGGTAAACCCGCAGCATCAAGGCAACTACACCGTGCAGGTCAGCAATGCGGGTGGCACGGTAACCAGTGCCGCCGCCACGCTCACCGTGTTGACGCCGCCGCAATTGACCAGCTCCCTGCAAAACCTCACCGTGGACGTGGGCCAGACCGCCGTTTTCTCCGTCACCGCCAGCGGCTCCGCCCCGCTGAGCTATCAGTGGTACAAAGACGGAAATCCCATCACCGGTGCCACTGCGGCCAGCTATCAAATTGCCTCGGTGCGCCTGGAGGACGGCGGCCGGTATAGCGTGCGGGTCAGCAACTCCGTGGGCAGCGCGCAGTCGGGCGAGGCGCTGTTGATTGTCAGGGCGCCGCCCGTATTTGTGAGCCAGCCCCAAACGGCCACCGTCGTGCGCGGCATGTCACTGAACCTGCAGGCTTCCGTACAGGGTGGCCTGCCTTTGTCGTATGTGTGGTATAAGAATGGAGCGGTCCTGCCGGGTGTCTCCACCTCGTCCTATGTGGTGCCGGTGGTGGACCTGCCGCATGCCGGCGCGTATTACCTGGTGGCCAGCAATCAATTCGGCCGGGCCACCAGTCAGGTGGCGCAAATCACCGTGCTGGAGCATGGCAACCTTTCCCGCTTTGCCGTGGAACTGCCCACCACCAACGCATACGTGGGCCAACCGCTCAACCTGCGCGTCACGGCACTGGACGATTGGCACAACCGGGTTATGACGTTCAATGGGGCGGCGAATGTCACGGCGGCGGGATGGACCCAGGTCACCACGAATATGTTGGGAAACGTGCCGCACACGGCTTCTTTGAACGCGGCCGGGTTGACCCTGGGTTATTCCTTCACGCCCACCAATAACTTGTGGGTGAACCGCGTTCGCCATTATTGCGGCTCGCAGGTTTCAGTTTGGAATCAACAAGGCACCCTGCTGTTTTCCCAGGCGGTCACCAGCCAAAATGGCGTATGGAGGGAAACTGCCCTGGCCCAGCCGGTTTTACTCGCCAGCGGACAAACCTACCGCGTGGGGGTGTATATCAACACGGGGCAGGGATACTATCGCACGGATTTGTCGGGCAGTTTTCCCTTCGGCTCCATCCATTCCGCTTACCTGGGCAATGGCAATGTTTTCCCCAACACCGCCGCCAGCAACTTGAAGTGGCCATTGGTGGACCTCGTGGTCACCGGTGACAAGCTCTCCCCCCTGCCCGTCACCCTGCAATTCCCGGCACAATTTTCCAAGGGGCTGCTGGTGGGCTCCATCACGGTGGGCCAGCCGGCCAGCGCCGTCCAGGTGCGGGTGGAGGATGGGCAGGGCCACGAGGGGACCAGTCCCTTGTTCAAAGTTTTCACCGCCGTCCGGTTGCACTCCCCTGGGGAGCTGGCGGAGCGCCAGCAAATCCGTTCCCAGGGTTTTCGCCTGCGTTTGGCACTGGCCCCCAACAAGGCTTACACCATTCAGTATTCAGAGGATTTGGCCCAATGGCACACGTGGACCAATTTCACCGCCGCGGAAAGCAGTGTTGAACTGTTGGATGCTGCGGCAGCGGCGCGGCCACGGCGGTTTTACCGGGCCCTCACGCAAGATTAG
- the ispE gene encoding 4-(cytidine 5'-diphospho)-2-C-methyl-D-erythritol kinase, producing MNRLERLSPCKVNLLLNILGRRPDGFHELETLFFPLPLHDRLVFETTASGSGIGLTCTHPELPTGPENLVYRAAQSFFAATGLPPAVRIHLEKNLPLAAGLGAGSANAAVTLDTLNEMHGRPLSTARLHELAAALGSDVPFFLQGRPALAFGRGERLESLPELPALKNLAVLLVHPGFGVSTAWAYRALADFPEALNGRPGRARQLAEALLGGTLAEAAPHFYNALEAPVLRKYPLLQWFQDFFREQGAVVALMSGSGSTTFALLPTLEAAEKARASLQAIYQAPLWSAIVTL from the coding sequence ATGAACCGCCTGGAGCGCCTTTCCCCCTGCAAAGTCAATCTCCTGCTCAACATCCTCGGACGCCGCCCCGATGGTTTCCATGAGCTGGAAACGCTTTTTTTTCCGCTGCCGCTCCATGACCGGCTGGTCTTTGAAACCACCGCCAGCGGCTCCGGCATCGGCCTGACCTGCACCCACCCGGAGCTGCCCACCGGCCCGGAAAACCTCGTGTACCGCGCCGCCCAAAGTTTCTTTGCGGCCACGGGCCTGCCGCCGGCCGTGCGCATTCACCTGGAAAAAAACCTGCCGCTGGCGGCCGGTTTGGGCGCGGGCAGCGCCAACGCCGCCGTGACGCTGGACACGCTGAATGAAATGCATGGCCGTCCTCTTTCCACAGCGCGCCTGCATGAACTGGCCGCCGCCCTGGGGTCGGATGTCCCCTTTTTCCTGCAAGGCCGGCCGGCCCTGGCTTTTGGACGCGGTGAACGTCTGGAGTCCCTGCCTGAATTACCGGCTCTGAAAAACCTGGCGGTGCTGCTGGTGCATCCCGGTTTTGGAGTTTCCACCGCCTGGGCTTATCGGGCCTTGGCTGATTTTCCGGAAGCGTTGAACGGACGTCCCGGCCGCGCCCGCCAACTGGCGGAGGCCCTGCTTGGCGGCACGCTGGCGGAGGCGGCGCCCCACTTTTACAATGCGCTGGAGGCGCCGGTGCTGCGCAAATACCCCCTGCTGCAATGGTTTCAGGATTTTTTCCGTGAGCAAGGCGCCGTGGTGGCCCTGATGAGCGGCAGTGGCTCCACCACCTTTGCCCTCCTGCCCACATTGGAGGCCGCAGAAAAAGCCCGGGCCTCCCTGCAAGCCATTTACCAAGCCCCCTTGTGGTCTGCCATTGTGACGCTCTAA
- a CDS encoding TolB family protein, whose amino-acid sequence MNLRLCHASRPAACLGLALGLLLRGLCSAGAPLGQDTPAPAPSPTWMQPDYAGITLPPNIAPLNFRLLATGTAYRVVARAPAGQALTVENRHGRIQFPERPWRELLRQNAGQPLIWEAAVRQPSGPWLALPPVTNFIATAPVDDYLVYRRLGPLYNLYAQMGLYQRQLSSFEEVEVLENHRFHGGCLNCHTFLNHSPERMFFHLRGVKGNPILMREGQDWKQIARTAGYASWHPSGRLMVYSVNKLSLFYHTRGNTRDVYDADSDLNVYRLADNTVEAPPPIALTNRLETWPSWSPDGRYLYYSSAVPRPMERFREIRYDLMRIAYDVDKNQWGTPELVVSGQQLELSATQPRVSPDGRWLLFTASRYGNFPVYQTSADLCLIDLASRQMRPLEINSPQTDSWHCWSSNSRWVVFSSKRRDGVFSFPHLTHVDAAGHFSKPFLLPQKDPDYYATTLKNFNLPEFVRAPLNVAPADLARAVLQPPQKIEPKLDPVHPPSGRQGTRGAAQ is encoded by the coding sequence ATGAATCTGCGCCTTTGCCATGCCTCACGCCCTGCCGCCTGCCTCGGGCTGGCGCTGGGGCTCCTTCTGCGCGGTCTCTGTTCAGCCGGGGCGCCTCTGGGGCAGGACACCCCGGCGCCCGCGCCGTCCCCAACCTGGATGCAGCCGGATTACGCAGGCATCACCTTGCCGCCGAACATCGCCCCGCTCAACTTCCGCCTCCTGGCCACCGGCACGGCTTATCGCGTCGTGGCGCGCGCCCCCGCGGGCCAGGCCCTTACGGTGGAAAACCGGCATGGCCGCATCCAATTTCCTGAACGGCCATGGCGCGAATTGCTGCGCCAAAATGCCGGGCAACCGTTGATTTGGGAAGCTGCAGTGCGGCAACCCTCCGGTCCCTGGCTGGCCCTGCCGCCCGTCACCAATTTCATCGCCACCGCCCCGGTGGATGATTACCTGGTGTACCGGCGGCTGGGGCCGCTCTACAACCTCTATGCCCAAATGGGGCTTTACCAGCGGCAGCTCAGCTCCTTTGAGGAAGTCGAAGTGCTGGAAAACCATCGCTTCCATGGCGGCTGCCTGAATTGCCATACCTTCCTGAATCACTCCCCCGAGCGCATGTTCTTCCATCTGCGGGGCGTGAAGGGCAACCCCATCCTCATGCGCGAGGGCCAGGACTGGAAACAGATTGCGCGCACCGCCGGTTATGCCTCATGGCATCCCAGCGGCCGCCTGATGGTGTATTCCGTGAACAAACTCTCGCTTTTTTATCACACTCGCGGCAACACCCGCGATGTCTATGACGCAGATTCGGACCTGAACGTGTATCGTCTGGCGGACAACACGGTGGAGGCGCCGCCGCCGATTGCCCTGACCAACCGCCTGGAGACCTGGCCTTCCTGGTCACCCGATGGCCGTTACCTGTATTATTCCAGCGCTGTCCCCCGTCCCATGGAGCGTTTTCGCGAAATTCGCTATGACCTGATGCGCATTGCCTATGACGTGGATAAAAACCAGTGGGGGACGCCGGAGCTGGTGGTTTCCGGCCAGCAATTGGAGCTTTCGGCCACCCAACCGCGCGTCTCGCCCGATGGGCGCTGGCTGCTCTTTACCGCCTCGCGCTATGGCAATTTTCCCGTGTACCAGACCAGCGCCGATTTATGCCTCATAGACCTGGCCAGCCGCCAGATGCGGCCGCTGGAAATCAACAGCCCTCAGACCGATTCCTGGCACTGCTGGTCCAGCAACAGCCGCTGGGTGGTGTTCAGCAGCAAACGCCGCGACGGCGTTTTCTCCTTTCCCCATTTGACGCATGTGGATGCCGCGGGCCATTTCTCCAAGCCTTTTTTGCTCCCCCAAAAAGACCCGGACTACTACGCCACCACACTCAAAAATTTCAACCTGCCCGAATTTGTCCGGGCGCCCCTCAATGTGGCGCCGGCTGACCTGGCGCGGGCCGTCTTGCAACCGCCGCAGAAAATTGAACCGAAACTGGACCCGGTGCATCCTCCTTCCGGCCGCCAGGGCACACGGGGAGCCGCGCAATAA
- a CDS encoding nitrous oxide-stimulated promoter family protein, whose product MEPSAAQSTAATHARLRRERATIAAMYRIYCRQEHGVDATLCADCQRDLDYCLRRIDKCPYGENKPTCKNCVTHCYSPLMQQRVRAVMRRAGPQMLRHHPLLALLHLLWDARKKPGRPASESGKAPAGRLPKSAS is encoded by the coding sequence ATGGAGCCGAGCGCGGCCCAATCCACCGCGGCCACTCATGCCCGCCTGCGGCGGGAGCGTGCCACCATTGCCGCGATGTACCGCATCTATTGCCGGCAGGAGCATGGCGTGGACGCCACCCTGTGCGCGGATTGTCAGCGGGACCTCGATTATTGCCTGCGGCGCATTGACAAGTGCCCTTACGGGGAGAACAAGCCCACTTGTAAAAATTGTGTGACCCATTGCTACAGCCCCCTCATGCAACAGCGCGTGCGGGCGGTCATGCGCCGAGCTGGCCCCCAGATGCTCCGGCATCATCCCCTCCTGGCCTTGTTGCACCTCCTGTGGGATGCCCGCAAAAAGCCCGGCCGCCCGGCGTCTGAATCCGGAAAAGCGCCAGCGGGCCGCCTGCCCAAGTCAGCCTCCTGA
- a CDS encoding AMP-binding protein, translated as MSADAEGGAEMPACFNFATDVFDAWARVQPEALALWHVQAGHPQETRLTFTQLSALSRQAAHFLAQCGIAPGDRVLLMLPRMPQWWVAMLALTRLGAVPVPATLQLTAREVNYRLALAQIRAVLTCPSQVEKFSSFAGLRLVCGGDESGWIAFDEGLQKGRPDFSAPPTPAQAPAIMYFTSATTGEPKMVLHNQVSYGLAHKITGELWLDLQPGDLHWNLSDLGWAKAAWSSFYGPWHQGAGLFVFDFHGRFEPQSILSALAHYPVTTWCAPPTALRLLVREDLGRWRFPHLRHCVTAGEPLNPEVLNLWRQATGLTIYEGYGQTETVALIANLRRSGRPVKPGSMGLPTPGFEVALLDDQLQPLTGPHQEGEIAIRVKPRRPLGLFVEYWNNPEETARQFQADWYLTGDKAVRDEEGYFYFLGRKDDVIKSSGYRIGPFEVESTLLEHPAVLEAGVVGKPDAIRGQIVKAYVVLRRGYAASEELKHQIQHHCRQLAAPYKYPREIEFVAELPKTISGKIRRLELRQRAASEDGITAKPPC; from the coding sequence ATGAGCGCCGATGCGGAAGGCGGGGCGGAGATGCCCGCCTGTTTTAATTTTGCCACGGATGTTTTTGATGCCTGGGCCCGCGTGCAACCGGAAGCCCTGGCCCTTTGGCACGTGCAAGCCGGTCATCCGCAGGAGACCCGGCTGACCTTCACCCAACTCAGCGCCCTGAGCCGGCAGGCGGCGCATTTTCTGGCCCAATGCGGCATTGCGCCGGGGGATCGCGTGCTGCTGATGCTGCCGCGCATGCCACAATGGTGGGTGGCCATGCTGGCCCTTACCCGTCTGGGAGCCGTGCCGGTGCCCGCCACCCTGCAATTGACGGCGCGCGAGGTGAATTACCGCCTGGCCCTGGCCCAAATCCGGGCCGTATTGACCTGCCCTTCGCAGGTGGAAAAGTTTTCCTCGTTTGCGGGTTTGCGGCTGGTGTGTGGCGGGGATGAGTCCGGCTGGATTGCTTTTGACGAGGGCCTGCAAAAAGGCCGGCCCGATTTCAGCGCGCCGCCCACCCCCGCCCAGGCGCCGGCCATCATGTACTTCACCAGCGCCACCACGGGGGAGCCGAAGATGGTGCTGCACAACCAGGTCTCTTACGGCCTGGCGCATAAAATCACCGGCGAGTTATGGCTCGATTTGCAGCCCGGCGATTTGCATTGGAATCTCTCCGATTTGGGCTGGGCCAAGGCGGCTTGGTCCAGCTTTTATGGGCCGTGGCATCAGGGGGCGGGGTTGTTTGTCTTTGATTTTCACGGGCGTTTTGAGCCGCAATCCATTCTCTCCGCGCTAGCGCATTATCCCGTGACCACCTGGTGCGCGCCGCCCACCGCCCTGCGCCTGCTGGTGCGCGAAGATTTGGGCCGCTGGCGCTTCCCCCACCTGCGGCACTGCGTCACCGCCGGCGAGCCGCTGAATCCGGAAGTTTTGAATCTCTGGCGACAGGCCACGGGACTGACGATTTATGAGGGCTACGGGCAAACCGAAACGGTGGCCTTGATTGCCAATCTGCGCCGCTCCGGACGCCCCGTCAAACCCGGCTCCATGGGCCTGCCCACGCCGGGTTTTGAAGTCGCGCTACTGGACGACCAACTGCAGCCCCTGACCGGCCCGCATCAGGAAGGCGAAATCGCCATTCGCGTCAAACCCCGCCGGCCGTTGGGGCTGTTTGTGGAGTACTGGAATAATCCGGAGGAAACCGCCCGCCAATTTCAGGCCGACTGGTATCTTACGGGGGACAAGGCAGTGCGGGACGAGGAGGGTTATTTCTATTTTTTGGGGCGCAAGGATGACGTCATCAAAAGCTCCGGCTACCGCATCGGTCCCTTTGAGGTGGAAAGCACCTTGCTGGAGCATCCGGCGGTGCTCGAAGCGGGCGTGGTGGGCAAGCCCGACGCCATTCGCGGACAAATCGTCAAGGCTTACGTGGTGTTGCGCCGCGGCTATGCGGCGAGTGAAGAGTTGAAACATCAGATTCAACATCATTGCCGGCAACTGGCGGCGCCATACAAATATCCCCGCGAAATTGAGTTTGTGGCCGAGCTGCCCAAGACCATCAGCGGCAAAATCCGGCGCCTCGAATTGCGACAGCGCGCCGCAAGCGAGGACGGCATTACGGCCAAGCCCCCATGCTGA
- a CDS encoding DUF6057 family protein, with protein MVHKQRKPSPAPPATAIAWPPWTRQAIAEAVFLAALFLTFFFWIQPRLLHLNAGAEVFNLPAFSVAELLPPGRGLQRLTAWSLQLCQLPALGAVLGAFLVWLFCLAAGALWRRGAGHWPRAAQWLLAPPLLAVFGRYDEASAAFVWAWCLAAVLALMALGFSLKGRVWRWLAPSLAAALAYGGAGAGGLLGFLVIWVVAAGFVGVHRFWALGLWGLAVIGLAGIAELGWWRKSLSSLFSPWHSWGWLMAALGLAVWWMVVGLLTRRLVSQASEQQTVSAARKKGTAPLAGAAGPTARARVLWLAGMAAGVALMLVVVDRPQRATLQLRECALRERWPEFLEMARQQPALEPASRLELVLALYHSGRLLDEWFAFPVVRQDELLPNVAHGPAAYAVMSRVMLNLGQVNHAERFASEALEILGQRPELLEVLAQVNVLKGHPVAAGNYLRALQRQPFHHAAATRWLAQLAEDPLQAREPRLNAIRAVMVSTDYPHPDNPTAPLMQQLLHTNPTNRMAYEFLLAHYLISLQLDKVMEYAERLADPRLGYAALPRHLAEAALLWGRSRPQPAAEVAGFPISPTLRQRFARFDEVTRAHLNDLEAVRPRLAAEFGDTYWYFYLYGRSARWDPSAGGKKP; from the coding sequence ATGGTTCACAAGCAACGCAAGCCTTCACCCGCCCCCCCAGCCACGGCCATCGCCTGGCCGCCGTGGACCAGGCAGGCCATCGCGGAGGCGGTTTTTCTGGCGGCCTTGTTTCTCACCTTTTTCTTCTGGATTCAGCCGCGCCTGCTCCACCTCAATGCGGGGGCGGAGGTGTTCAACCTGCCGGCTTTCAGCGTGGCCGAACTGCTCCCGCCGGGGCGCGGTTTGCAGCGTTTGACGGCTTGGAGCCTCCAACTCTGCCAATTACCCGCTCTGGGAGCAGTGCTGGGAGCGTTCCTTGTGTGGCTATTCTGTCTGGCAGCGGGTGCCCTCTGGCGGCGGGGGGCCGGGCATTGGCCACGGGCGGCCCAATGGCTGCTGGCTCCTCCGCTGTTGGCGGTATTCGGAAGGTACGACGAGGCAAGCGCGGCGTTTGTTTGGGCATGGTGCCTGGCGGCAGTGCTTGCGCTTATGGCCTTGGGGTTCTCCCTGAAAGGCCGTGTTTGGCGCTGGCTCGCGCCCTCCCTGGCAGCGGCCCTGGCCTATGGCGGGGCCGGTGCGGGGGGTCTTCTGGGGTTTCTGGTAATATGGGTAGTTGCTGCGGGATTCGTGGGGGTCCACCGCTTCTGGGCCCTGGGCTTGTGGGGGCTGGCGGTCATCGGACTGGCCGGAATTGCCGAATTAGGATGGTGGCGAAAATCGTTGTCATCCCTGTTTTCCCCCTGGCACTCCTGGGGATGGCTGATGGCGGCCTTGGGGCTGGCGGTCTGGTGGATGGTCGTGGGACTGCTGACCCGGCGGCTGGTCAGTCAAGCCAGCGAGCAGCAAACCGTCTCGGCAGCCCGGAAAAAAGGGACAGCGCCCCTCGCCGGAGCCGCCGGGCCAACAGCTCGGGCCAGAGTACTGTGGCTGGCGGGCATGGCGGCGGGCGTGGCGCTGATGCTGGTCGTGGTGGACCGCCCCCAGCGGGCCACTCTCCAATTGCGTGAGTGCGCCCTGCGTGAACGCTGGCCGGAGTTCCTGGAAATGGCGCGCCAGCAACCGGCGTTGGAGCCAGCCTCCCGCCTGGAGCTGGTGCTGGCGCTGTACCACAGCGGCCGGTTGTTGGACGAGTGGTTTGCCTTTCCCGTTGTGCGGCAGGACGAGCTGTTGCCCAACGTGGCCCACGGGCCGGCGGCTTATGCGGTCATGAGCCGCGTGATGCTGAACCTGGGCCAGGTGAATCATGCGGAACGCTTCGCCTCCGAGGCCCTGGAAATTTTGGGACAGCGCCCGGAGCTGCTGGAAGTGCTGGCGCAGGTGAACGTGCTCAAGGGGCATCCCGTGGCGGCGGGCAATTACTTGCGCGCGCTGCAGCGCCAGCCCTTCCACCACGCCGCCGCCACGCGCTGGCTGGCGCAGTTGGCGGAGGACCCGCTCCAGGCGCGCGAGCCGCGCCTCAATGCCATCCGGGCCGTGATGGTCAGCACCGATTATCCGCATCCCGACAATCCTACCGCGCCTTTGATGCAGCAATTGCTGCACACCAATCCCACCAATCGCATGGCGTATGAATTTCTGCTGGCCCATTACTTAATCAGCCTGCAACTGGACAAGGTGATGGAGTATGCGGAACGCCTGGCAGACCCCCGCCTGGGTTATGCCGCTCTGCCCCGGCATCTGGCCGAAGCGGCGCTCTTGTGGGGCCGCAGCCGGCCGCAGCCAGCCGCCGAGGTGGCTGGCTTCCCGATTTCCCCGACTTTACGCCAGCGCTTTGCCCGGTTTGATGAAGTCACCCGTGCCCACCTGAACGATTTGGAAGCCGTGCGCCCGCGGCTGGCCGCCGAGTTTGGGGACACTTACTGGTATTTTTATTTGTACGGCCGGTCGGCCCGTTGGGACCCGTCCGCCGGCGGAAAAAAACCATGA